TTAATAACTTATTCATCAGCCTTCCCCCTATATAGAATATAAAAAATACAATTTGATTCAAAATTGTGTTGAAGAAGTTTAACAGCGAATGTTATTACGTGGGATGTTTGTATTGAAATCAAAGAACTACAATAATAGTAGCAAAATTAACCAAATACAGAGAACGGGGTGTCTTCTGTCTTTTAGAGTTATTGTCTAATGTATGGTTGTGTTTATTAATTGGGTGATGATTGATTGTGTGGAGCTGGAGTTATTCAGTGATGCTCTGGCGTACCATTTGTTGGCTTTTTGCTCGTTCATTTGTGTGCCTTCGCCATTTAAATAAGCGTACCAAACATTAAATTGAGCAGCTAAGTTGCCTTGTTGAGCTGCTCTTCTATACCAATAAAAAAGCATTTACATAATTTTGAGCAAAAACACCCTTACCTTTT
This Abyssogena phaseoliformis symbiont OG214 DNA region includes the following protein-coding sequences:
- a CDS encoding SEL1-like repeat protein, with product MLFYWYRRAAQQGNLAAQFNVWYAYLNGEGTQMNEQKANKWYARASLNNSSSTQSIITQLINTTIH